In Erwinia pyrifoliae DSM 12163, the genomic window CATCGGTTGTCCGTCACTGGTTTTTCAGCAATGTACTGGATTGTCTTCCGGTAGAAATTGTTGCCAGGAGGATAGCTTTCAATAAGTATCATTCTGATAATAAGCCCAAAAGTATCAAAGAGAATTTCTCACTGCCGTCACTGTATAAACACAATTACGTATCAGAAAATGGATCTGATAAAAGATATTTTGATGCTTTCAACCAGATATGGTTATCCATACTCAATGAAGACATGCCGTTTCTAAGGTTTGCAGATTACTCGGACAAAGATCCCTTACTGTATAGCGATAAGTTTGCTTCACTTTATGCTGGTGCAAGATTTCTTGATGATATTAAACAACCGAACATTACCTTAGAAGACGCAGTGAAAGCCGGTGACAGAATATGGGATTTAGCCGCAGACGGAAATCTTACTGAAGATCAAATAGGTTATCTTCGAGTGCCAACCCTCTTTTATATGGCTAAACATTCACCCAAAAATGTCCGCTATGAGATGAACCTCCGCGATATTAGTCCGGCTGAAGTTGACGAATATATACAAATCAGAAAAAAAAATGCTATCCGCCCGACCTACCAAAAATATTACGATGCGATCAAATCATGGCTACCTAAGAGAAAACTGGCAGATAGTATCATATCCCAGTGCCCCCCTGGATCAGCCGTCCTGGCAGACAATTGGGGATATGCCTCTCTTTCTCCAAAACAGAACCGTGAAAAGCTCAGGCAGCATTATATGACTGGGGCGGCAACGCCCTGTAAAGGCGCCCCCGCTAGTTTGAGTGATAAGTACAGGGAGCTGACAAATAATGTGGCAAACAGCTTCCTTGAACTCGACAAATATCTTATTTATTCATCATTAAAAAATTTGCCAAGGGTTGAATATACTTTCATTACTGCACCAGACGCCATAATGCGTCCTGTCAAATTTAGTATGAAAACCCATAAGGGCACCTGGGCCACATACGGAGTAGCAACGCCGACGGTAACCTATCTCTCACTGAAGAAAATCGATCTTGTTTCCGTGAGTCAGGGAAATGAAGAGAGAATCTATGCGCTGACAAGAATAAGTGCAGGAATGACTGGTTATAATATCATCCGGGTTGATCATGGCATCCGTAACTATATCGATTCCGGGATTATTGATTATAATTTTTTTGGAAAAAATTATGAATTTTCCGATCATACGGTCAGGAGTAGCGGCAATGAATTTCACTATACAATAAAAGCTGACGATAATGTTGTTACCGCTCGTAATGGAGATATTCAATTACTGATAAAATTTCTTAGCAAAATCCATCGTGACGATCTCTATGATTCTCTTTATAAAGTGGGTAACGATCCTTCCGATTTCGAAAAGGTCTGGAAGGTAGTCAAGGTAGGCATTCCCTTTTATGACTGTCTCGAAGGAATAATAAGCAATGATCCCATGCAGGCTGTTCCTTCATGCATGATGGACGCTGCACAGCTTGTTCCTGGAATAGGGAGAGCAGCAGGTTTGGGAGGACGTTTTGCTATGAAGCTTGCTGTTGGGGTTCGTCATGGTGTAGCCAGTCTGGCCAAGGGGGCAGGAGTACGGGTAGCGGCTAAAAGCACGCTCAACTATGTCAGCTTGCCCAGTATGGCTGAGATGGCTTTATTAGGAAAAACAACACTGAGAAGCATCGATCCTGGTTTTGAGCTGTTGACTACTGTCAGCAGGAGCTTTTGCAAAAAAATTAAGACGTTGCTGGCCTCCGACAGCCAGACAGCTGACCTGGCGAGCAAAATCATGCCGCCAGGCATAAATGATATCAAGTCTGTTGCATCATCAGATGAATCAGTAATCGCACTGATCTCCGACGCGGAAATTAGATTACCTTTAAAACGTGTCGGGGATGAAAACGGCCGAAAGGTTTATGTTCGTTTTAATCCTGAAACGGGGGAAGCGTTCGGCTTACACTACCTTCTGGAGGATGGATACTTCCATCCTGGCGTAATAAAAAATGCTGCGGCAAACCTTTATCCCGCCAATAAACTTCAATATGTACTTAATGATGTTCCTGCGCTTTCTTCACCAAGTTTAATACATGCTACTCCTGATGATAACGGTTTATATACCTACACAGATCCGCTGACGAAACAAACAATCCAGGCATTGAAAGTGAATAACCAGTTCTATCGGATTTACCCCGGAAGAGAAAATTGGTTATGGCACGTTGGTGATAAAAATGGAGTAGAAGTAGCCCGGTTTGATCACCTGTTTTACAAAATCAATTATGCTAACAGGCTGGATGTAAAGTATAAGCCCTGTCGGGCGGGGCGCTCACCTGGCGGACGCTGCGTGCATCTGTCCCCCAGGCTGGAAACTATTTTCAAAGAAAATAAGCGTTATGGCGTTCCTGAGAGCGAGAATGCTTCTATTAAGCCGGCAAAATCCCATCCTGGGCTGTTTGCGAATCCGGATGGAAAGCTATATATAAAATACGAGGACGTCTTTTTCAGATTTAAAAATGAACATCCCAACCATTCGGATGAAATTCTTTCTGTTATCGGGCCAAAATCAGGTGGTGTTTTTGGAAAATTAATTAAAAAGAGAATTGCAGAGGTTACTACCAGCAGAGATGGGGGAGGGTATTACTTCAACACGCCAGAAGAGAATATGATGGAGTGCGCAGGAACCAGCCAGGCATTGGCACAGCTGCATTCAGCCATGAGAAGGTTGTCGTTTATGGAATATCGAAAATTTCTTATGCCTGCAGAAATGAGGGAGACGGTATTGAGGATGGATAAAAAAATATTGAATAACAGGGATTATTACGCAAATGATCTTACACCAGAAGAAGAAAATATCGTCAGTGTTTTCAGAAAGCAGACGGACGAAATGCTGGCGGAGGCAGGGAAGTTCTTTCAAAAGGGAGTGAGTTATATTAATAAATGTCATATCCCCGCAATAGCATTAACGGATAAACCGGAAGATATTTTTTCAAAGATATATGAAAGGAACAACGGTGTCGCCATAGGTGAGGACCATTCATCAATAGCCAGTAAAAAGTTTATTATTGATAATATTGATATTCTCTATAAAAACGGCGTCAGGACACTTTATATCGAACACCTGCAGACGGATATGCATCAGGCCGATCTGGATAGTTACTTTCAGACAGGGAAAATGTCGCTCAGCCTGAAAGAATTCATCAATGACATGGATGTTATGGGTTGGACAGACCTGCTCGGAATTTATAACTTTATGACGCTGATTCAAACGGCACAGAAGAGGAAAATTCGGATTACGGCTATCGATTCATTTGTCAGTTATAATGGATTTTCGCCAGGTTCAGGAAACACTGACAGGGTGGCATTAATGAATTACTACTCTCACTTACTGATAAATAAAAATCAGTTACACCACCAAAATAAATGGATTGCGCTGGTGGGGAGCGCTCATACAAATACTTTCGAAGGTGTGCCTGGTCTGGCTGACTTAAACGGAATCGTCAGTATTCGGGTTAACGATCTTCCCGCGGGTGAAGCTGGCGGAATATTTAAAGATCCTGGTGAGGTTTATCACTGTTTTCGTGCGAGCCGCGCAAGGATTGCACAAGCGGATTTTTTACTTGAAATGGGGGTCACTGATATGCGCCGCGTGGCGGCACCGCCTTCTGCAGAAAGTTTATTACATATTCCCGGTCAGTTCGTTATCAAGCGCAGAGGTAATAAAAACGTTCTGATAT contains:
- a CDS encoding membrane-targeted effector domain-containing toxin; translation: MPNITLQIPPQPLLSCAPGDSSEPNTEATLLSNLLKSVTNSTFRYVVNPVLNAGKGVYRSLRERSPLQVYRACEQHIELKAVHTEGEVFRSEAELINDSRRIQNGQQILPLLLKGKVGIALGAALLAGSGLGAGYYFKRGGRDPQEGDYSGHQAATGYPVSNFTDADSGRAAEDSSAIYPFSHDDAVNFSSIEPPAFPSVVPGLKKTTAKESESVPIRGRRHMETPVGVKEANREISWHLYNENYLEELAVNKQDIYFAAAAYLLSVDSDGMSMQEERTGILARIILEADDLYGGRESEPLSAMQATSVVRHWFFSNVLDCLPVEIVARRIAFNKYHSDNKPKSIKENFSLPSLYKHNYVSENGSDKRYFDAFNQIWLSILNEDMPFLRFADYSDKDPLLYSDKFASLYAGARFLDDIKQPNITLEDAVKAGDRIWDLAADGNLTEDQIGYLRVPTLFYMAKHSPKNVRYEMNLRDISPAEVDEYIQIRKKNAIRPTYQKYYDAIKSWLPKRKLADSIISQCPPGSAVLADNWGYASLSPKQNREKLRQHYMTGAATPCKGAPASLSDKYRELTNNVANSFLELDKYLIYSSLKNLPRVEYTFITAPDAIMRPVKFSMKTHKGTWATYGVATPTVTYLSLKKIDLVSVSQGNEERIYALTRISAGMTGYNIIRVDHGIRNYIDSGIIDYNFFGKNYEFSDHTVRSSGNEFHYTIKADDNVVTARNGDIQLLIKFLSKIHRDDLYDSLYKVGNDPSDFEKVWKVVKVGIPFYDCLEGIISNDPMQAVPSCMMDAAQLVPGIGRAAGLGGRFAMKLAVGVRHGVASLAKGAGVRVAAKSTLNYVSLPSMAEMALLGKTTLRSIDPGFELLTTVSRSFCKKIKTLLASDSQTADLASKIMPPGINDIKSVASSDESVIALISDAEIRLPLKRVGDENGRKVYVRFNPETGEAFGLHYLLEDGYFHPGVIKNAAANLYPANKLQYVLNDVPALSSPSLIHATPDDNGLYTYTDPLTKQTIQALKVNNQFYRIYPGRENWLWHVGDKNGVEVARFDHLFYKINYANRLDVKYKPCRAGRSPGGRCVHLSPRLETIFKENKRYGVPESENASIKPAKSHPGLFANPDGKLYIKYEDVFFRFKNEHPNHSDEILSVIGPKSGGVFGKLIKKRIAEVTTSRDGGGYYFNTPEENMMECAGTSQALAQLHSAMRRLSFMEYRKFLMPAEMRETVLRMDKKILNNRDYYANDLTPEEENIVSVFRKQTDEMLAEAGKFFQKGVSYINKCHIPAIALTDKPEDIFSKIYERNNGVAIGEDHSSIASKKFIIDNIDILYKNGVRTLYIEHLQTDMHQADLDSYFQTGKMSLSLKEFINDMDVMGWTDLLGIYNFMTLIQTAQKRKIRITAIDSFVSYNGFSPGSGNTDRVALMNYYSHLLINKNQLHHQNKWIALVGSAHTNTFEGVPGLADLNGIVSIRVNDLPAGEAGGIFKDPGEVYHCFRASRARIAQADFLLEMGVTDMRRVAAPPSAESLLHIPGQFVIKRRGNKNVLIYMDRESNLMQYPIETTTDNHFYLNTNEPRWDIVSRERFKRLDEMVRFIQSNRGMKLVA